The Thermococcus sibiricus MM 739 DNA window CTTCCAAGCCATGGAATCTTTTCTCCAACATCTAACTCTCTTAAAGCAAGCCAAAGAGAAGCTTGGTTGCTTGTGACAACTGGAATCCCAAAGTCATCTTCAAGAAGCTCAATAATCTCAAATGTTCTGAAGTTTGTGCAGCTTATAAAAACAGCATCTGCCTCATCTGTGAATAGTGCCTTTATCATTCTGTAGGCCTCATAGGGTTCAAGTCTCCCTATCTTTGTATTGTCTACAATACCAAGGCCCCTAATGTCAATTACTTCCAATTCATTTGCCTCTAAAAATTCTCTTTCTCTTTGATTTATTTCATCTGTGTAAGGAGTGACTACAAGGATTTTTTGGGCGTCTAAAAT harbors:
- a CDS encoding maleate cis-trans isomerase family protein, translating into MYGWRGRIGLIVPSSNTTMEMELHSALPEGVSLYTARMPLRNVTEEELLAMSSLAIDSAKLLKDADVDLILYGCTSGSFIGGGEFDKELSMRIEDEVKLPVITTSTAILEALKILDAQKILVVTPYTDEINQREREFLEANELEVIDIRGLGIVDNTKIGRLEPYEAYRMIKALFTDEADAVFISCTNFRTFEIIELLEDDFGIPVVTSNQASLWLALRELDVGEKIPWLGRLFVEY